Part of the Gadus chalcogrammus isolate NIFS_2021 chromosome 22, NIFS_Gcha_1.0, whole genome shotgun sequence genome is shown below.
TTAATTGTGCGTAACGTCAGGTAGAGCGCAACCGTTTTCCAGAACAAATTTAAAACCCGAATATGACTCATGACACACATCTAGCACCACGGTGGAGTGTGGTTTGGCCAATGAATGATGCGTGTAAGGACCTAGGCGTCGTACGCCTGGACACTCACCGGGGTCAATGATGGCCAGTGTGCACACCCTGAAGTATTTTCCGCAGGCTGTTCCCAGCTCAATGTTGTTTCCACTGTAGTGGTGGACGCCGGTCTTGGCCAGCATAGCGTAGTACTCTACCTCAGACTTCCTGAAAGGGTggcattagaaaaaaaaaaaagaaggtcaAGGGTCAATAAATTACTTCCATAACATAATCAGGAATTAGGGTGGGCAAGGTGGAGTTTGTCATTGTACCCCATTCATTGTTCTGACATGGGCAACTTGTTTCTTGAAATATGCAATAGAATAGGCTAGGTGGGCTCCATTTTATGACTTTAATGTTAACTTTGATGTTtgccattacatttttttatcacCAGTTTGAGGAATGTCTTACTCCTAAATCtttaacaaacatacacaattcTACAAAATCTCAATAAGAGGTACAACATGACTGCTTAAAAAAATATAGTGCAGATAAAGaaatattttgttgcattgtttttgtcatgcagcCATTTTAAAGTACAAGGGAAAACATTAGGATTACAGTATTGAATCCTTAAAAATAATGTAATCCAAGGAAGGTAATAAAGAAATGCTGGTTTGAAGGACAGAAATGCTGGTTTACAGAACAAAAATTGGCCAAACCAGCGTCTAAGCGTTGTTGGTGGAAGCCAAATCATTTACAGTCAATGTTGATGTCCAAAGGGTTTGTTTTGCGATGTATTGTTTGTATATAGAGTGCATTCAGTCTTAAGAACATAAGCAAACTTAATGCTAGACAACCGTTTTACCTGAGAGCAGGGCAGTTGTTGGCCAGGATGACCAGCTTGGCTTTTCCCTGGCGGATCATCTTCTGGGACTGCTTGTAGCCCAGCACGTACTTTCCACTCTTCATAACCAGCTGGAGTCGGGAGTTGATGGACTCCATCGACTTTTTCTGTAtcgaaaataacaaaaataatcaaaatggTGGACGAATACCATTCTACAGATGACAGTGTGAGAACATCATGCCTTTCAATGTTGGCCATCGTTAACGCGTATTGACAATGATATACAACGATAGAAAGTATGCCATAACATTTTCGAGAAGATCGCACGCTTGAAATAGGGGGGAGATTAATGACAACCTGAAAATGTCGGcgacatttttttttctttttacattggAGACACCAGCCGAAAATGCCTGAAGCACAAGTCGAGTGATTTCAAAGTGTACAATATTCCAGGGTTAAAGTGATTGATCGCTTCAGACTTATGGAACGAAATAAACGAATACATGAAGTTAAGTTTTTATGAACCCAAAAAGGTATGCAAAGATGCACAGGGCCCCTCCGTAGAGGGAGTCTACTACGAACATTGCCAGTGTGAATACCCGTAGTCATTTGCGGCTAGGCCCGACAAATCACGCTATGGATACGAAGACAGGGGCCAACATCACTGAGCTTCATATTCATAAGGCAAGTACAAGCCGGTAAGAAAAAATCATCTCCGTCCGA
Proteins encoded:
- the rpl30 gene encoding 60S ribosomal protein L30, which codes for MVAAKKTKKSMESINSRLQLVMKSGKYVLGYKQSQKMIRQGKAKLVILANNCPALRKSEVEYYAMLAKTGVHHYSGNNIELGTACGKYFRVCTLAIIDPGDSDIIRSMPDQQQPPQ